Below is a window of Veillonella rodentium DNA.
ATGAAAAAGCGACCGTTGATATCGTTGATGAACTCATTAAAAACGGCTGTATCATTTTAACGAACGGTTGCGCATCATTCCCGTTGATGAAGCTGGGCTATTGTAATACAGATGCTATTAAGAAATGTAGCCCTGCGTTGCAGGAATTTCTAGGTGATGATCAACCGCCGGTATGGCATGTCGGTGAATGCGTGGATAATGCCCGTTCATCGGGTATCTTCGGCGGTATCGCCGCTGAGCTGGGCCTTAATTTGCCGCAGTTGCCGTTTGCCATGTCCAGTCCTGAATGGTCCAATGAAAAAGGTATCGATGCGTCTCTCGGCTTCCGCTTGATGGGTATCAACTCCTATCATTGCGTTGAACCGCCTACGCAGGGGTCCGATGCCGTTACAAAATGGCTCAAAGAGGATACTAAAGACATTTTAGGGTCTGTTATGTATGTAAATACCGATCCTAAGAAGGTAGCTGAAAAAATCTTGGCGGATATCGATGACAAACGTGCCGCTTTAGGTTGGGTAGCAGTAAAATAGTTTATCCTTTTGATAAATTATAATTTGTAGTTAAGTATAAAAACACCCTCTATAGATCTTGTAGTTATTATGACTATTAGACTTTAGAGGGTGTTTTTTATTGTTTGTGGATAGATTTTTTACTAGTCTTGTATTAGCCGTAGTATAATGTACTAATTGTTTTAGACCTATTAAAGTGTGATGGTTTCACCATCTTCAGGCACTGCTACATGGCTTTCAATGTTGGTGCCTTTGATAAATTTGTGCACATCCTTACGGCTTGTTGCTGTATGATTAACTGTATCCATGTGAACAGCGATGATTTTAGCCTCTGGTTTGCGTACCACCATGCGGCCAATATCTTTTGTACCCATAATAATACTATCTTCAAAGCCTAAAATTTGAGCATATCCTGTATTCATAATAATAACGTTAGGGTCAAAACGAAGCAGTGCCTTTTCTACATCGCTTGTCCACACTGTATCGCCTACAAGGTAAACTGTTGGTTCGTCCTGTGCTTCAAAAATAACGCCCATCGCATCGCCTGCTAATGGTGCGAGAATTGGATTCGCATACATTTCTACAGTGCCGTGAGAGCCACCTGTTTTTCTCAATGTGATACCATTAAACTCTAGATTTTCAAAAATGATGCGTACATCATTAAAGCCTTGTGACGTAATAAGTTCTTTGTCCGCTGTATTTTGTACAAAAATAGGAAGTGATTTTGGAATAGATTTAATTGCCGTATCATCCCAATGATCGAGATGTGTATGTGTAACTACTGC
It encodes the following:
- a CDS encoding MBL fold metallo-hydrolase; its protein translation is MTQYTHIRNATGKLTIKNTTFLIDPFLAPKDTYPGFEGTFNYQQRMPMVDLPVSIDNLLSDITAAVVTHTHLDHWDDTAIKSIPKSLPIFVQNTADKELITSQGFNDVRIIFENLEFNGITLRKTGGSHGTVEMYANPILAPLAGDAMGVIFEAQDEPTVYLVGDTVWTSDVEKALLRFDPNVIIMNTGYAQILGFEDSIIMGTKDIGRMVVRKPEAKIIAVHMDTVNHTATSRKDVHKFIKGTNIESHVAVPEDGETITL